From a region of the Streptomyces venezuelae genome:
- a CDS encoding ATP-binding protein, producing the protein MQVLQVQLEVGADPAEVGRARRWARSRLAGSGIGDDEPLAETLILLISELVTNAVVHTGCPAVLRMLFGGPGVRVEVADASDRAPNRRQACGEDTGGRGLELVDGLADRWGWQREGAGKRIWCEIDRAEKSTSDCASACSSDGPSEIHTTQREPRLYL; encoded by the coding sequence GTGCAGGTGCTTCAGGTTCAGCTGGAGGTCGGAGCGGATCCCGCCGAGGTCGGCCGGGCCCGCCGGTGGGCCCGGTCCCGGTTGGCGGGGTCGGGCATAGGGGACGACGAGCCGCTCGCCGAGACGCTGATCCTGCTGATCTCGGAGCTGGTCACGAACGCGGTCGTGCACACGGGCTGTCCGGCCGTACTGCGGATGCTGTTCGGTGGCCCGGGGGTGCGGGTCGAGGTGGCCGACGCGAGCGACCGGGCGCCGAACCGCCGGCAGGCGTGCGGGGAGGACACCGGCGGGCGCGGCCTGGAGCTGGTCGACGGGCTGGCGGACCGCTGGGGCTGGCAGCGCGAGGGCGCGGGCAAACGGATCTGGTGCGAGATCGACCGCGCCGAGAAATCGACCTCGGACTGCGCCTCCGCGTGTTCCTCGGACGGCCCGTCGGAAATTCACACCACGCAGCGGGAACCGCGCTTGTACCTCTAA
- a CDS encoding acyl-CoA dehydrogenase family protein: MDFQPTEDQRDLRAGVRDLLAGRYGREALRASVDTGAPLDRALWRELGEAGFFALRLPESEGGVGLGLPEAVLVFEEAGRALVPGPLVATHLAAGVVPGAAAGAAVVTAFDLDGPLVTHLGEADAVLGVSGLPAGEPVRSVDPLTPLYRVAAPYGDGDCSAYRDEGALLTAALQLGSALRTVELAVRYAGEREQFGQPIGAFQAVKHLCARMLVRAEVARTAVYAAAVTGDAGEVAAAKLLADEAAVRGARDCLQVHGGMGFTWEADVHLHLKRAWVRAEQWRTAAQAQELLARELLVSAAPVGPVG; encoded by the coding sequence GTGGACTTCCAGCCGACCGAGGACCAGAGGGATCTGCGGGCGGGCGTACGGGACCTGCTGGCGGGCCGGTACGGCCGCGAGGCGCTGCGGGCGTCGGTGGACACGGGCGCGCCCCTGGACCGGGCGCTGTGGCGGGAGCTGGGCGAGGCGGGCTTCTTCGCGCTGCGGCTGCCGGAATCCGAGGGCGGGGTGGGGCTGGGGCTGCCGGAGGCGGTCCTGGTCTTCGAGGAGGCCGGACGGGCGCTGGTGCCGGGGCCGCTGGTGGCCACGCACCTGGCCGCCGGGGTGGTCCCGGGGGCGGCGGCGGGGGCGGCGGTGGTGACCGCCTTCGACCTGGACGGGCCGCTGGTGACCCACCTCGGGGAGGCGGACGCGGTGCTGGGCGTGTCCGGGCTGCCGGCGGGTGAGCCGGTGCGCTCGGTGGACCCGCTGACTCCGCTGTACCGGGTGGCGGCCCCGTACGGCGACGGGGACTGTTCCGCGTACCGCGACGAGGGGGCGCTGCTGACGGCCGCGCTGCAGCTCGGGAGCGCGCTGCGGACGGTGGAGCTGGCGGTGCGGTACGCGGGCGAGCGCGAGCAGTTCGGGCAGCCGATCGGGGCGTTCCAGGCGGTCAAGCACCTGTGCGCACGGATGCTGGTGCGGGCGGAGGTGGCCCGTACGGCGGTCTACGCGGCGGCGGTGACCGGGGACGCGGGCGAGGTGGCCGCGGCCAAGCTGCTCGCGGACGAGGCGGCGGTGCGGGGCGCCCGGGACTGCCTTCAGGTGCACGGCGGGATGGGCTTCACCTGGGAGGCGGACGTACACCTCCACCTGAAGCGGGCCTGGGTGCGGGCGGAGCAGTGGCGGACGGCGGCGCAGGCGCAGGAGCTGCTGGCGCGGGAGCTGCTGGTCTCGGCGGCCCCGGTGGGGCCGGTGGGGTAG
- a CDS encoding acyl-CoA dehydrogenase has product MDLTYTEEEQDFRTRLREWLAKTLPELPARPSPDDWPGRRAYDLGWQRRLYEAGYAGLHWPVDAGGRGATPTQHLIFLEETERAGAPYVGANFVGLLHAGPTIAAEGTAEQRARWLPPVLRGDEVWCQGFSEPDAGSDLASLRTRAVRDGEDYVITGSKIWTSHAEVADWCELLVRTDPAAPRHRGISWLAMPMDAPGVTVRPLRTLAGSAEFAEMFLDGVRVPVANRVGAENDGWRVTMVTLSFERGTAFVGEVVACRRTLGELARAAKANGRWDDPVLRRRLGRLHGEFGALWRLTQWNVSEAGRSAGGVPGIGGSVFKLAYSHARQELYDTAAEVLGAHSLSLEEEWTLDRLSSLSYTIAAGTSQIQRNIVAERILGLPKGR; this is encoded by the coding sequence ATGGACCTGACCTACACCGAGGAGGAGCAGGACTTCCGGACCCGGCTGCGCGAGTGGCTCGCCAAGACGCTCCCCGAGCTGCCCGCCCGGCCGTCCCCCGACGACTGGCCCGGCCGGCGCGCGTACGACCTCGGCTGGCAGCGCAGGCTGTACGAGGCCGGGTACGCGGGCCTGCACTGGCCGGTGGACGCGGGCGGCCGGGGCGCCACCCCGACCCAGCACCTGATCTTCCTGGAGGAGACCGAGCGCGCGGGGGCGCCCTACGTCGGCGCGAACTTCGTCGGGCTGCTGCACGCCGGCCCGACGATCGCCGCCGAGGGCACGGCGGAGCAGCGGGCGCGCTGGCTGCCGCCCGTGCTGCGCGGCGACGAGGTGTGGTGCCAGGGGTTCAGCGAGCCGGACGCGGGCTCCGACCTGGCCTCCCTGCGGACGCGGGCCGTGCGCGACGGTGAGGACTACGTGATCACGGGGTCGAAGATCTGGACCTCGCACGCGGAGGTCGCCGACTGGTGCGAGCTGCTGGTGCGCACCGACCCCGCGGCGCCCAGGCACCGGGGGATCTCCTGGCTGGCCATGCCGATGGACGCGCCCGGGGTGACCGTACGGCCGCTGCGCACGCTCGCCGGGTCGGCGGAGTTCGCGGAGATGTTCCTGGACGGGGTACGGGTGCCGGTCGCCAACCGGGTCGGTGCGGAGAACGACGGCTGGCGGGTCACCATGGTCACGCTGTCCTTCGAGCGTGGCACCGCCTTCGTCGGCGAGGTCGTCGCCTGCCGCCGGACCCTGGGGGAACTGGCCCGGGCCGCGAAGGCCAACGGCCGCTGGGACGATCCGGTCCTGCGGCGCAGGCTGGGGCGGCTCCACGGGGAGTTCGGCGCGCTGTGGCGGCTCACCCAGTGGAACGTGAGCGAGGCCGGGCGGTCGGCCGGCGGGGTCCCCGGCATCGGGGGTTCCGTATTCAAGCTCGCCTACTCGCACGCCCGCCAGGAGCTGTACGACACGGCGGCGGAGGTCCTCGGAGCGCACTCCCTGTCCCTGGAGGAGGAGTGGACCCTGGACCGGCTCTCCTCCCTCTCGTACACGATCGCGGCCGGCACCTCGCAGATCCAGCGGAACATCGTCGCCGAGCGGATCCTCGGCCTCCCGAAGGGCCGGTGA
- a CDS encoding amidohydrolase family protein: MELPRIISVDDHVIEPAHLFDVWLPAKYRDRGPKALTAGIGELAYTGGKYVITMDPDGPPTDWWIYEDLKFPYKRNIAAVGFDRDDMTLEGITREEMRRGCWDPKARLLDMDLNHVEASLCFPTFPRFCGQTFAEAHDKEVALACVRAYNDWMVEEWCGDSGGRLIPLCIIPLWDIDLAVAEIRRNAARGVKAVTFSEIPTYLGLPSIHSGYWDPFFAVCQETGTVVNMHIGSSSQMPAASPDAPPAVQASLSFNNAMASMMDFLFSGVLVKFPTLKLAYSEGQMGWIPYALERADDVWEEHRAWGGVRDLIPEPPSTYYYRQMFCCFFRDKHGIASLDVVGRDNATFETDYPHVDSTFPHTKEVALDHVKGLDDETVYKLMRGNAIRMLGLSFDQDRTSR, from the coding sequence ATGGAACTGCCTCGGATCATCAGCGTCGACGACCACGTGATCGAACCCGCGCACCTGTTCGACGTCTGGCTGCCCGCCAAGTACCGCGACCGCGGCCCCAAGGCGCTCACCGCCGGCATCGGCGAACTCGCCTACACCGGCGGCAAGTACGTCATCACCATGGACCCCGACGGCCCGCCGACCGACTGGTGGATCTACGAGGACCTGAAGTTCCCGTACAAGCGCAACATCGCCGCCGTCGGCTTCGACCGCGACGACATGACCCTGGAGGGCATCACCCGCGAGGAGATGCGCCGCGGCTGCTGGGACCCCAAGGCGCGCCTGCTCGACATGGACCTGAACCACGTCGAGGCCTCGCTCTGCTTCCCGACGTTCCCGCGCTTCTGCGGCCAGACCTTCGCCGAGGCCCACGACAAGGAGGTCGCCCTCGCCTGCGTGCGCGCCTACAACGACTGGATGGTCGAGGAGTGGTGCGGCGACAGCGGCGGCCGGCTGATCCCGCTGTGCATCATCCCGCTCTGGGACATCGACCTGGCGGTGGCGGAGATCCGGCGCAACGCCGCACGCGGGGTGAAGGCCGTGACCTTCTCCGAGATCCCCACCTACCTCGGGCTCCCCTCCATCCACTCCGGGTACTGGGACCCCTTCTTCGCCGTCTGCCAGGAGACCGGCACGGTGGTCAACATGCACATCGGGTCCAGCTCCCAGATGCCCGCCGCCTCACCCGACGCACCCCCCGCCGTCCAGGCCTCGCTCAGCTTCAACAACGCGATGGCCTCGATGATGGACTTCCTCTTCAGCGGCGTCCTGGTGAAGTTCCCGACGCTCAAGCTCGCCTACAGCGAGGGCCAGATGGGCTGGATCCCCTACGCCCTGGAGCGGGCCGACGACGTCTGGGAGGAGCACCGGGCCTGGGGCGGGGTCCGCGACCTGATCCCCGAGCCGCCGTCCACGTACTACTACCGGCAGATGTTCTGCTGCTTCTTCCGCGACAAGCACGGGATCGCCTCCCTCGACGTCGTCGGCCGCGACAACGCGACCTTCGAGACCGACTACCCGCACGTGGACTCGACCTTCCCGCACACCAAGGAGGTCGCCCTCGACCACGTGAAGGGCCTCGACGACGAGACGGTCTACAAGCTCATGCGCGGCAACGCCATCCGCATGCTCGGCCTGTCCTTCGACCAGGACCGTACGAGCCGCTGA
- a CDS encoding AMP-binding protein codes for MTDTATATELSRSRTLWELVSHRAALTPDTTALTEAAEDPAHDRRLTFGELRDRSERVAAGLHDRGVRPGTVVAWQLPTRIETVLLSVALARIGAVQTPVIPFYRDREVGFALRESKAEHFAVPGTWRGFDHTAMARRLGARGVLECYDTLPDGDPAVLPPPPASGTDVRWIYWTSGTTSDPKGVLHTDRSLIAGGSCLAHALRLNPSDVGSMAFPYAHIGGPDYLVMLLLYGFPAVLFEKFAMPDALDGYRRHGVTVAGGSTAFYSMFLTEQRKTPDTPLIPTLRLLAGGGAPKPPEIYHAVVRELGCQLTHGYGMTEVPMITMGSPDDTPEHLATTEGRPPAGMSVRITAPDGTELPPDTDGEVRLRGEAVCQGYLNRDAPTDTFDADGYLITGDLGHLTPDGYLVLTGRSKDVIIRKGENISAKEIEDLLHQLPGITDVAVIGLPDPTRGERVCAVVEQPPGAAPLTLPQLTAYLRTQGLATHKLPEQLELLESLPRNETLRKVLKYKLRERYA; via the coding sequence ATGACGGACACCGCGACCGCGACAGAACTGAGCCGGTCCCGCACCCTGTGGGAACTGGTCTCCCACCGGGCCGCACTCACCCCGGACACCACCGCCCTGACCGAGGCCGCCGAGGACCCCGCACACGACCGCCGGCTCACCTTCGGCGAACTGCGCGACCGCTCCGAACGCGTCGCCGCCGGCCTCCACGACAGGGGGGTCCGCCCCGGCACCGTCGTCGCCTGGCAGCTCCCAACCCGCATCGAAACCGTGCTGCTCTCCGTCGCCCTCGCCCGGATCGGCGCCGTACAGACCCCCGTCATCCCCTTCTACCGGGACCGCGAGGTCGGCTTCGCGCTGCGCGAGTCCAAGGCCGAGCACTTCGCCGTCCCCGGCACCTGGCGCGGCTTCGACCACACGGCGATGGCCCGGCGGCTCGGCGCCCGCGGCGTCCTGGAGTGCTACGACACCCTCCCCGACGGCGACCCGGCCGTACTCCCCCCGCCGCCCGCCTCCGGCACCGACGTCCGCTGGATCTACTGGACCTCCGGGACCACCTCCGACCCCAAGGGCGTCCTGCACACCGACCGCTCCCTGATCGCGGGCGGCTCCTGCCTCGCCCACGCCCTGCGCCTGAACCCGTCCGACGTCGGCTCGATGGCCTTCCCGTACGCGCACATAGGCGGCCCGGACTACCTGGTGATGCTGCTCCTGTACGGCTTCCCCGCCGTCCTCTTCGAGAAGTTCGCGATGCCGGACGCCCTCGACGGGTACCGCCGCCACGGCGTCACCGTGGCCGGCGGCTCCACCGCCTTCTACTCCATGTTCCTGACCGAACAGCGCAAGACCCCGGACACCCCCCTCATCCCGACCCTGCGCCTGCTCGCGGGCGGCGGAGCCCCCAAGCCCCCGGAGATCTACCACGCCGTCGTACGGGAACTGGGCTGCCAGCTCACCCACGGCTACGGCATGACCGAGGTCCCGATGATCACCATGGGCTCCCCGGACGACACCCCCGAGCACCTCGCCACCACCGAAGGCCGCCCCCCGGCGGGCATGTCCGTCCGCATCACCGCCCCGGACGGCACCGAGCTGCCCCCGGACACCGACGGCGAGGTCCGCCTCCGGGGTGAGGCCGTCTGCCAGGGCTACCTGAACCGCGACGCCCCGACGGACACCTTCGACGCCGACGGATACCTGATCACGGGCGACCTCGGCCACCTGACACCAGACGGCTACCTGGTCCTCACCGGCCGCAGCAAGGACGTCATCATCCGCAAGGGCGAGAACATCTCGGCGAAGGAGATCGAGGACCTCCTCCACCAGCTACCGGGCATCACGGACGTGGCCGTCATAGGCCTCCCGGACCCGACCCGCGGCGAACGCGTCTGCGCGGTGGTGGAACAACCCCCGGGCGCCGCCCCCCTGACCCTCCCCCAGCTGACCGCCTACCTCCGCACCCAGGGCCTGGCCACCCACAAACTCCCGGAACAACTGGAACTCCTGGAATCCCTCCCCCGCAACGAAACCCTCCGCAAGGTCCTGAAGTACAAACTCCGCGAGCGGTACGCGTAG
- a CDS encoding zf-HC2 domain-containing protein, producing MNGPPQSPDDGYTRPGGQARIPGPRGAADDLDPGHAPRSLPPQPVAPPPPSHAVLKSLLGAWALAACSAEETQAVEDHLTECAPCAEEALRLRDAVGLLHPEENLDLKPLLRSRVLEDCLGKRPARIPVPVWASPYDTETARLDALLQDFGDSEWHTPVRLKWFEEERRRSQRTTVAGVIGHLLTVDGLIASALGLDDPLGPDAPKGGPTVRTEHFWGASVNPITRQVRDPWREQGHTLVRTVSFAGRGVAELAVDYGGFALPLGDAFLERAFECWVHAWDIAEAVDYPYEPPAGPHLHRMIDLAARLLPGALAQRRRAGLAAPARGLVAAGAPGRTPHLEIEGSGGGGWDIALDSPGAKPSPERTVAEIALDGIEFCQLAAGHISPEDAAVGQHGDREAIRDVLFAAASLSRL from the coding sequence ATGAACGGCCCTCCCCAGTCGCCCGATGACGGATACACGCGTCCGGGCGGCCAGGCACGGATACCGGGTCCGCGCGGGGCCGCGGACGACCTCGACCCCGGGCACGCGCCGCGGTCGCTGCCGCCACAGCCGGTCGCGCCGCCCCCGCCCTCGCACGCCGTACTGAAGTCCCTGCTCGGGGCATGGGCGCTGGCGGCCTGCTCGGCCGAGGAGACCCAGGCGGTGGAGGACCACCTCACCGAGTGCGCGCCCTGCGCGGAGGAGGCGCTGCGGCTGCGCGACGCGGTGGGGCTGCTGCACCCGGAGGAGAACCTCGACCTGAAACCGCTGCTGCGCTCCCGCGTCCTGGAGGACTGCCTGGGCAAGCGGCCGGCCCGCATTCCGGTGCCGGTGTGGGCGAGTCCGTACGACACCGAGACCGCACGGCTCGACGCGCTGCTGCAGGACTTCGGGGACTCGGAGTGGCACACCCCGGTACGGCTGAAGTGGTTCGAGGAGGAGCGGCGCCGGTCGCAGCGGACCACGGTGGCCGGGGTGATCGGCCATCTGCTGACGGTGGACGGGCTGATCGCCTCCGCGCTGGGCCTCGACGACCCGCTGGGCCCGGACGCGCCGAAGGGCGGGCCGACGGTGCGGACGGAGCACTTCTGGGGCGCGTCGGTGAACCCGATCACCCGGCAGGTCCGCGACCCGTGGCGGGAACAGGGGCACACGCTGGTGCGTACGGTCTCCTTCGCCGGCCGGGGAGTCGCCGAGCTCGCGGTGGACTACGGCGGCTTCGCGCTGCCGCTCGGGGACGCGTTCCTGGAACGGGCCTTCGAGTGCTGGGTGCACGCGTGGGACATCGCGGAGGCGGTGGACTACCCGTACGAGCCGCCGGCCGGGCCGCACCTGCACCGGATGATCGACCTTGCCGCGCGGCTCCTGCCGGGCGCGCTGGCGCAGCGCAGACGCGCCGGCCTGGCGGCTCCGGCACGGGGCCTGGTCGCGGCGGGGGCACCCGGGCGGACCCCGCACCTGGAGATCGAGGGCTCGGGCGGCGGAGGCTGGGACATCGCGCTGGACTCGCCGGGAGCGAAGCCGTCGCCGGAACGCACCGTGGCGGAGATCGCCCTGGACGGCATCGAGTTCTGCCAGCTGGCCGCCGGGCACATCTCCCCGGAGGATGCGGCGGTGGGCCAGCACGGCGACCGCGAGGCGATCCGCGACGTCCTGTTCGCGGCGGCGTCGCTCAGCCGGCTGTAG
- a CDS encoding sigma-70 family RNA polymerase sigma factor, protein MPKDAPPRWDRRMQQRLARGEAAALGELYDRFASLVHSLAHRVLGDEKAADRITREVFGYIWENPDAYDPKQGSMRSWVARITQGQAVARLRQAELGRGSREELEQKVRSANAAARADYIVTSMPAPLRAALELAYFKRRDYRQAAADLQISEDEARRRLRLGLQLLSTANALPQEETAQSGYGTPR, encoded by the coding sequence ATGCCGAAGGACGCACCACCGCGCTGGGACCGTCGCATGCAGCAGCGACTCGCCCGTGGCGAAGCCGCCGCGCTCGGGGAGCTGTACGACCGCTTCGCCTCGCTCGTGCACAGCCTGGCGCACCGGGTGCTGGGCGACGAGAAGGCGGCGGACCGGATCACCCGAGAGGTCTTCGGCTACATCTGGGAGAACCCCGACGCCTACGACCCCAAACAGGGCTCCATGCGCTCCTGGGTCGCCCGGATCACCCAGGGCCAGGCGGTGGCCCGGCTGCGCCAGGCCGAACTGGGCCGTGGCTCCCGGGAGGAACTGGAGCAGAAGGTGCGCAGCGCCAACGCGGCCGCCCGCGCCGACTACATCGTCACCTCGATGCCCGCGCCCCTGCGCGCCGCGCTGGAACTCGCGTACTTCAAGCGGCGCGACTACCGGCAGGCCGCAGCCGACCTGCAGATCAGCGAGGACGAGGCGCGGCGCAGGCTGCGGCTCGGGCTGCAGTTGCTGTCGACCGCCAACGCCCTCCCGCAGGAGGAAACCGCCCAGTCCGGATATGGAACACCTCGATGA
- a CDS encoding EF-hand domain-containing protein translates to MDSAEYERKIAARFATFDQDGSGYIDREDFSAAAKSVLAEFGTTARSDKGQAVFAGAEAFWQGMAGIADVDGDQRVSREEFITGAAKRLRDNPQRFAEIARPFLRAVIAVADEDGGGATPPNAARVLRVLGTAPELATEVAAALDADRDGRISEDEILAAFAAYCGVEAPDA, encoded by the coding sequence ATGGACAGCGCAGAATACGAGCGCAAGATCGCCGCCCGATTCGCCACCTTCGACCAGGACGGGTCCGGCTATATCGACCGGGAGGACTTCAGCGCTGCCGCGAAGTCCGTCCTGGCCGAATTCGGCACCACCGCCCGGTCGGACAAGGGCCAGGCCGTCTTCGCGGGCGCCGAGGCCTTCTGGCAGGGCATGGCCGGCATCGCGGACGTCGACGGGGACCAGCGGGTGTCCCGCGAGGAGTTCATCACCGGGGCCGCGAAGCGGCTGCGTGACAACCCGCAGCGGTTCGCGGAGATCGCGCGGCCGTTCCTGCGGGCCGTGATCGCGGTGGCGGACGAGGACGGCGGCGGCGCGACGCCGCCGAACGCGGCCCGGGTGCTGCGCGTCCTGGGCACCGCCCCGGAGCTGGCCACCGAGGTGGCCGCGGCCCTGGACGCGGACCGCGACGGCCGCATCTCGGAGGACGAGATCCTGGCGGCCTTCGCGGCCTACTGCGGCGTGGAAGCCCCCGACGCGTAA
- the purU gene encoding formyltetrahydrofolate deformylase → MSDPHTEAQAQPQYVLTMSCPDKQGIVHAVSSYLFMTGCNIVDSQQFGDRETGLFFMRVHFEAEPPVTVEKLRASFAAIGDSFRMDWQIHRSEERMRIILMVSKFGHCLNDLLFRSSIGALPVEIAAVVSNHTDFAELVGSYDIPFVHIPVTKDTKAEAEAQLLELVRAENVDLVVLARYMQVLSDKLCTELSGRIINIHHSFLPSFKGAKPYHQAHARGVKLIGATAHYVTANLDEGPIIEQEVERVGHEVTPDQLVAIGRDVECQALARAVKWHSEHRVLLNGARTVVFA, encoded by the coding sequence ATGAGCGACCCGCACACCGAGGCCCAGGCCCAGCCCCAGTACGTCCTGACCATGTCCTGCCCCGACAAGCAGGGCATCGTGCATGCCGTGTCGAGTTACCTCTTCATGACCGGATGCAACATCGTGGACAGCCAGCAGTTCGGAGACCGGGAGACCGGACTCTTCTTCATGCGGGTGCACTTCGAGGCCGAGCCCCCGGTGACGGTCGAGAAGCTGCGCGCCAGCTTCGCCGCGATCGGCGACTCCTTCAGGATGGACTGGCAGATCCACCGCTCCGAGGAGCGCATGCGGATCATCCTCATGGTGTCGAAGTTCGGGCACTGCCTGAACGACCTGCTGTTCCGTTCGAGCATCGGTGCCCTGCCGGTCGAGATCGCGGCCGTGGTCTCCAACCACACCGACTTCGCCGAGCTGGTCGGCTCCTACGACATCCCGTTCGTGCACATCCCCGTCACGAAGGACACCAAGGCGGAGGCGGAGGCGCAGCTGCTGGAGCTGGTGCGCGCCGAGAACGTCGACCTGGTCGTCCTGGCACGTTACATGCAGGTGCTGTCCGACAAGCTGTGCACGGAACTGAGCGGGCGGATCATCAACATCCACCACTCGTTCCTGCCGAGCTTCAAGGGCGCGAAGCCGTACCACCAGGCGCACGCCCGAGGCGTGAAGCTGATCGGTGCGACCGCGCACTACGTGACGGCGAACCTCGACGAGGGTCCGATCATCGAGCAGGAGGTCGAGCGCGTGGGCCACGAGGTGACGCCGGACCAGCTGGTGGCGATCGGACGGGACGTCGAGTGCCAGGCGCTCGCGCGGGCGGTGAAGTGGCACAGCGAGCACCGCGTGCTGCTCAACGGCGCCCGGACGGTCGTCTTCGCGTAG
- a CDS encoding SCO4402 family protein, with product MGGMPLNDMPWWRWRGNVRSALHMLSDPVFHEDTWLAGDEAYGDVTDAVYRLVEDTWLDSWSAEKYVGTIFRDSQEAAVVDLAVLRVLRILHQVGPDAPVSAYLEHHAWPEAVRAAREAHVRLAEADGDDPDVRPTSLDVLKILTRAV from the coding sequence ATGGGCGGCATGCCCCTCAACGACATGCCGTGGTGGCGCTGGCGCGGCAACGTGCGCTCGGCGCTGCACATGCTTTCCGATCCGGTCTTCCACGAGGACACCTGGCTGGCCGGCGACGAGGCGTACGGCGACGTCACCGACGCCGTGTACCGGCTCGTCGAGGACACCTGGCTCGACAGCTGGTCCGCCGAGAAGTACGTCGGCACGATCTTCCGCGACTCGCAGGAGGCGGCCGTCGTCGACCTCGCCGTGCTGCGGGTGCTGCGGATCCTCCACCAGGTCGGGCCCGACGCCCCGGTCTCCGCCTACCTGGAGCACCACGCGTGGCCCGAGGCCGTACGCGCCGCGCGCGAGGCGCACGTACGGCTGGCGGAAGCGGACGGGGACGACCCCGACGTGCGACCCACATCGCTCGATGTGTTGAAGATCCTCACCCGCGCGGTGTGA
- a CDS encoding ABC transporter substrate-binding protein: MTFSRRAAALSRTLAATAMGTCLIAGCGALPGGSEGSEGIVTVMTFAPEDTKATNMPGMTGMAKAYERWVNSKGGINGHKLRVLTCNEKNTPSGAADCARKAVAEKAVAVVGSYSQHGRAFMAPLEAEGIPFIGGYGVSSEEFQSPLSYPVNGGQSVLIAGAGHQLSRTCTQVALVRPDTLAGDTLPVLLNAGLRANKMADAADIRAAEDSADFGPQAREALAHTSGTGKEKEKEKEKGCVTAVLGERTETFFDAFRRTDAQRKKPQISSVLGSVSQALVDRTGGKESPFEGAYLTSWYPVAADPLWEPMRKVVSEFAFGDDNVDPDDSGAQTTWIAYTVLSEILGRLGDGEPVTGRAVKRALNEAEPVSTGGLTPNLSWRYQDMRAVAGFPRIVNGRVTFQIVQAGRLVAQPGEQSQDMTPTLVTAPPMA; the protein is encoded by the coding sequence ATGACCTTCTCGCGACGCGCCGCAGCCCTCTCCCGCACCCTCGCGGCCACGGCGATGGGTACGTGCCTCATCGCCGGGTGCGGGGCACTCCCCGGGGGCTCGGAGGGCTCCGAGGGAATCGTCACCGTCATGACCTTCGCCCCGGAAGACACCAAAGCAACCAACATGCCTGGAATGACCGGCATGGCCAAGGCGTACGAGCGCTGGGTGAACTCCAAGGGCGGGATCAACGGTCACAAACTGCGCGTACTGACCTGCAACGAGAAGAACACCCCCTCCGGTGCCGCCGACTGCGCCCGCAAGGCCGTCGCCGAGAAGGCCGTCGCCGTCGTCGGCTCCTACAGTCAGCACGGACGCGCCTTCATGGCCCCGCTGGAGGCCGAGGGCATCCCCTTCATCGGCGGCTACGGCGTCTCCTCCGAGGAGTTCCAGTCCCCCCTGTCGTACCCGGTCAACGGCGGCCAGTCCGTCCTCATCGCCGGCGCGGGCCACCAGCTGAGCCGCACCTGCACCCAGGTCGCCCTGGTGCGCCCGGACACCCTCGCGGGCGACACCCTGCCGGTGCTGCTCAACGCCGGACTGCGGGCCAACAAGATGGCGGACGCCGCCGACATACGGGCCGCCGAGGACTCGGCCGACTTCGGACCGCAGGCCCGCGAGGCCCTCGCGCACACCAGCGGCACCGGCAAGGAGAAGGAGAAGGAGAAGGAGAAGGGCTGTGTGACCGCCGTCCTCGGCGAGCGCACCGAGACCTTCTTCGACGCCTTCCGCCGGACCGACGCCCAGCGCAAGAAGCCGCAGATCTCCTCGGTCCTGGGCAGCGTCAGCCAGGCCCTGGTGGACCGCACGGGCGGCAAGGAGAGCCCCTTCGAGGGGGCGTACCTGACCAGCTGGTACCCGGTGGCGGCCGATCCCCTGTGGGAGCCCATGCGGAAGGTGGTCTCCGAGTTCGCCTTCGGCGACGACAACGTCGACCCCGACGACAGCGGGGCCCAGACCACCTGGATCGCGTACACCGTGCTCAGCGAGATCCTGGGGCGCCTGGGGGACGGCGAGCCCGTCACCGGCCGCGCGGTCAAGCGCGCCCTGAACGAGGCGGAGCCGGTCAGCACCGGAGGCCTCACCCCGAACCTGAGCTGGCGCTACCAGGACATGCGCGCCGTCGCCGGCTTCCCCCGCATCGTCAACGGCCGGGTCACCTTCCAGATCGTGCAGGCCGGGCGGCTCGTGGCGCAGCCCGGCGAGCAGTCCCAGGACATGACCCCGACCCTGGTGACGGCCCCGCCCATGGCCTGA